In Corynebacterium aquatimens, one genomic interval encodes:
- a CDS encoding FadD32-like long-chain-fatty-acid--AMP ligase, with the protein MDIEALLYQFYDENDRIDLPSELSLAQLCESLYQGSAEFGGGELHALRYWDFSEDREGVAVDFTRADVITRIKAVATRLQQIGQPGDRVAIMAANSPEYLFGFMGALYANQVPVPLYDPNEPGHGEQLTAVLADSGATTVLTNNAGAKAVREFFAPVPKPERPRVLVVDSLPDSLAESYELPDGLDQIDDIAFLQYTSGSTRLPAGVVLTNRAIMTNILQIYNAAELKFPLRLVHWLPLHHDMGIIIAVLVTMLGMPWELMNPRDFIQQPKRWIDQLTAREGDEENFVYTVVPNFALDLAARYAKPENPADLDFQYVDGMIIGSEPVTKAALTSFIDAFGESNLDQTVLRPSYGLAEATLIVTTPQTPERPVFTHFDRDAVADGRLVVVGDDESNGIAFASNGQAVGNMDYAIVVDGQAVYANGEGDEDRIGELWLRGENLASGYLNREDETHETFGNSLEISGSNVDGSEGDNSGTWLATGDLVGIHDGQIYITGRVKDLIVIAGRNHYPQDIEATVQEASGHVRADSVAAFAVPGEDVEKLIVLVERADGASEEGDAAAEDAIRAAVTATHGISPEVVEFRAPGEIARSTSGKIARRVNRKKFLGE; encoded by the coding sequence ATGGATATTGAAGCTCTCCTCTACCAGTTCTATGACGAGAATGATCGGATTGACCTGCCGTCGGAGCTCTCGCTGGCGCAGCTGTGCGAGTCCCTTTATCAAGGTTCCGCGGAGTTCGGTGGCGGGGAGCTTCACGCCCTGCGCTACTGGGATTTCTCCGAAGACCGCGAAGGCGTAGCAGTTGATTTCACGCGCGCAGACGTGATCACGCGCATCAAGGCGGTGGCCACGCGCCTCCAGCAGATCGGTCAGCCGGGTGATCGCGTGGCGATCATGGCGGCGAACTCGCCGGAGTATCTCTTTGGTTTCATGGGTGCGCTGTACGCCAACCAGGTTCCGGTGCCGCTCTATGACCCGAACGAGCCTGGCCACGGCGAGCAGCTTACGGCGGTGCTGGCGGACAGCGGTGCCACGACGGTTTTGACAAACAATGCTGGCGCGAAGGCGGTGCGCGAGTTTTTCGCGCCCGTTCCCAAGCCGGAGCGTCCGCGCGTGTTGGTGGTTGATTCGCTGCCGGATTCTCTCGCGGAGAGCTACGAGCTGCCTGACGGGCTGGATCAGATCGATGACATCGCCTTCTTGCAGTACACCTCTGGTTCGACCCGCCTGCCGGCTGGCGTTGTGCTGACCAACCGGGCGATCATGACCAACATCTTGCAGATCTACAACGCTGCGGAGCTGAAGTTCCCGCTGCGCTTGGTTCACTGGCTGCCGCTGCACCACGACATGGGCATCATCATCGCGGTTTTGGTCACTATGTTGGGCATGCCGTGGGAGTTGATGAACCCGCGCGACTTTATCCAGCAGCCGAAGCGCTGGATTGACCAGCTCACCGCGCGCGAGGGGGACGAGGAGAACTTCGTCTACACAGTCGTGCCGAACTTCGCGCTGGATCTGGCTGCGCGCTACGCCAAGCCGGAGAACCCAGCTGACCTGGACTTCCAGTACGTCGACGGCATGATCATCGGCTCCGAGCCCGTCACCAAGGCGGCGCTGACCAGCTTCATCGATGCATTCGGTGAATCCAACCTGGACCAGACTGTGCTCCGCCCGAGCTACGGTCTGGCCGAGGCCACCCTGATTGTCACCACGCCGCAGACACCGGAGCGCCCCGTGTTCACGCACTTCGACCGCGATGCGGTTGCGGACGGCAGGCTCGTTGTCGTGGGCGACGATGAGTCGAACGGGATCGCTTTTGCATCCAACGGCCAGGCAGTGGGCAACATGGATTACGCCATCGTCGTCGACGGCCAGGCCGTCTACGCCAACGGCGAAGGTGATGAGGACCGGATTGGTGAGCTCTGGCTGCGCGGGGAGAACCTCGCGTCGGGCTACCTCAATCGCGAGGACGAAACCCACGAAACGTTCGGGAACTCCCTTGAGATCTCTGGGAGTAACGTGGACGGCTCCGAGGGCGATAATTCCGGTACATGGCTGGCCACGGGTGACCTCGTGGGCATCCACGATGGACAGATCTACATCACCGGTCGCGTCAAGGACCTCATCGTCATCGCCGGTCGCAACCACTACCCGCAGGACATCGAGGCCACCGTGCAGGAGGCATCCGGCCACGTCCGTGCAGATTCGGTGGCGGCGTTCGCGGTGCCAGGCGAGGACGTCGAGAAGCTCATTGTGCTCGTTGAACGCGCTGATGGCGCGAGCGAAGAGGGCGACGCTGCGGCCGAGGATGCGATCCGCGCCGCGGTGACAGCAACCCACGGCATCTCGCCGGAGGTCGTGGAGTTCCGCGCGCCGGGTGAGATTGCTAGGTCCACGTCCGGAAAGATCGCGCGCAGGGTGAATAGAAAGAAGTTCTTGGGTGAGTAA
- a CDS encoding cutinase family protein — translation MRKRAVWIALAVLAVAAVVALAVTQGGKNVPVPTPPGPGKETETQAVGPDWCPKVEFISVPGTWESAPDDDPFAPRANPKSYMLSITGPLQQSYDIGDVRVFTVPYTAQFRNIQTPHGRREMPYDESRDEGTAKLNGELKYVAQTCPQTKFIMAGFSQGAVIVGDVASDIGNGRGVVDADRVLGAVMIADGRRENGVGVNPGNPLGGIGAEIALQPLNAVVQAVTPGATMRGARDGGFGSLNDRAYEICAPDDTICDAPMGVGDAIGRANELVGAQGVHAQYASNPNVIPGSTASEWTLQWARQTIDSQ, via the coding sequence GTGCGGAAACGTGCTGTATGGATTGCTCTTGCGGTTCTGGCGGTCGCGGCCGTGGTCGCGCTCGCCGTGACGCAGGGCGGAAAGAACGTGCCGGTCCCAACGCCACCGGGGCCGGGGAAAGAAACTGAAACCCAAGCGGTCGGGCCGGACTGGTGCCCGAAGGTGGAGTTCATCTCCGTTCCGGGGACCTGGGAGTCGGCGCCGGACGATGATCCGTTTGCGCCGCGGGCGAACCCGAAGAGTTACATGCTCTCTATTACCGGGCCGCTGCAGCAGAGCTACGACATTGGTGACGTGCGCGTTTTCACCGTGCCGTACACCGCGCAGTTCCGCAACATCCAGACGCCGCACGGGCGCAGGGAGATGCCGTATGACGAATCCCGCGATGAGGGAACGGCGAAGCTGAACGGCGAGCTGAAGTACGTGGCACAGACCTGCCCGCAGACCAAGTTCATCATGGCCGGGTTTTCCCAGGGCGCGGTGATCGTGGGCGACGTGGCCAGCGATATCGGTAACGGGCGTGGCGTTGTCGACGCCGATCGTGTACTCGGCGCGGTGATGATCGCGGACGGGCGCCGTGAAAATGGTGTGGGCGTGAACCCCGGCAACCCACTGGGTGGCATCGGTGCTGAGATTGCGTTGCAGCCGCTCAATGCGGTGGTGCAGGCGGTGACGCCGGGCGCGACCATGCGCGGCGCGCGCGACGGCGGATTTGGCTCCCTGAATGATCGAGCGTATGAGATTTGTGCCCCCGATGACACGATCTGCGATGCCCCGATGGGTGTAGGGGATGCGATCGGCCGTGCCAACGAGCTGGTCGGCGCGCAGGGAGTCCACGCGCAGTACGCGTCGAACCCCAACGTGATCCCCGGCTCAACGGCCAGCGAGTGGACGTTGCAGTGGGCGCGCCAAACTATCGATTCCCAGTAG
- a CDS encoding DUF732 domain-containing protein — MRKLVAVTLAAATAFSLAACGGKETVENDAPASKSAVPTVTTQASASSSENAPSESEPASNEGPAREVSEEPTAAEIPTGDEEFLNRLRDAGVNVEGDEQVLISTAQGVCADNMVTRDAVAGQLIEQQRTSLSFEELTKLIDDSARATVCP, encoded by the coding sequence ATGCGCAAGCTAGTAGCAGTAACGCTCGCAGCGGCCACGGCTTTCTCGCTCGCTGCGTGCGGCGGTAAGGAGACCGTTGAAAACGATGCGCCTGCGTCGAAATCTGCGGTTCCGACGGTGACTACGCAAGCCAGTGCGTCGTCAAGCGAAAATGCGCCGAGCGAAAGCGAGCCCGCGAGCAACGAGGGCCCGGCGCGTGAGGTCAGCGAAGAGCCGACCGCTGCGGAGATCCCTACGGGCGATGAGGAATTTTTGAACCGCCTGCGGGACGCCGGAGTGAATGTTGAGGGCGACGAGCAGGTGCTCATCAGCACTGCTCAGGGCGTGTGCGCCGACAATATGGTCACGCGCGATGCGGTCGCTGGGCAACTCATTGAGCAGCAGCGCACGTCCCTGTCGTTTGAGGAGCTGACGAAGCTTATCGACGACTCGGCGCGCGCGACAGTCTGCCCGTAA
- a CDS encoding alpha/beta hydrolase-fold protein has protein sequence MRVSPRRSPANKKPASATKKTVAIGAACAVVVTAVPAAAQMSSDLSSQLSSGRGLSDLVRPADPPQRPTLKEQENPKIEGLPKDVSVQRIKWITQRRVALDINSAAMPGKPIRVEVLLARDWGQNPNATFPEVWALDGLRARDDENGWTIETNIEQFYADKNVNVVLPVGGESSFYSDWQKADNGKHYMWETFLTKELIPIMTNQFRSNGKRAVVGLSMGGTAAMNLAQRNPHLFEFVGSFSGYLDTTTTGMPMAIKAAMRDAGGYDAEAMWGPMGSQDWVEHDPKLGIANLKGKTVYVSAGSGTDDFGKPGSVATGPAVPAGVGLEVISRMSTQTFEGYAKRAGIPITTVYRPSGVHAWPYWQYEMTQAWPKMADALGVAKEDRGAQCAPIGAIAEATKAGQIGSCVNNEYDVADGRGKAQDFRNGAAFWSPETGAQVLFGAILATYNGNGAANGWLGFPLTGEQKTPDGKGRFAHFQNGSIYWTPETGAVPIPADMVKAWGTAKFEAGPLGYPVEDAIPVRNGFVQKFQGGYVARNEQNQAFVVYGEIGRKYGEMKTAHSELGFPKSNERLIKGGAFQEFEHGNIYWSPQTGAKFIKFGATFEEWGKNGWEQGRFGWPTSDMRAIPGGTTIDFQHGGYNEVAGIVREKGR, from the coding sequence ATGCGCGTTTCACCTCGACGTTCCCCCGCTAACAAAAAGCCGGCCTCTGCAACAAAGAAGACCGTTGCCATCGGGGCTGCCTGCGCCGTGGTAGTCACGGCTGTTCCAGCCGCTGCGCAGATGAGCAGCGACTTGTCTTCGCAGCTGAGCAGCGGCCGCGGTCTTTCTGATTTGGTCCGCCCGGCTGACCCGCCGCAGCGGCCAACGCTCAAGGAGCAGGAAAACCCGAAGATCGAAGGCCTGCCGAAGGACGTGTCGGTTCAGCGCATTAAGTGGATCACGCAGCGCCGAGTCGCGCTGGACATCAACTCCGCAGCCATGCCTGGCAAGCCGATCCGCGTTGAGGTACTGCTTGCCCGCGACTGGGGCCAGAACCCGAACGCCACCTTCCCAGAGGTGTGGGCGCTCGACGGCCTGCGCGCGCGTGACGACGAAAATGGTTGGACGATTGAGACCAACATTGAGCAGTTTTACGCAGACAAGAATGTGAATGTCGTTCTTCCCGTCGGCGGTGAGTCCTCCTTCTACAGTGACTGGCAGAAAGCCGACAACGGCAAGCATTACATGTGGGAGACGTTCCTAACCAAGGAGCTGATCCCGATCATGACCAACCAGTTCCGCTCCAACGGAAAGCGCGCTGTTGTTGGTCTGTCCATGGGTGGTACCGCCGCGATGAACCTAGCTCAGCGCAACCCGCACCTGTTTGAGTTCGTCGGCTCCTTCTCCGGTTACCTGGACACAACAACCACCGGTATGCCGATGGCGATCAAGGCGGCCATGAGGGACGCCGGCGGCTACGACGCGGAGGCCATGTGGGGCCCGATGGGCTCCCAGGACTGGGTCGAACACGATCCGAAGCTGGGGATTGCGAACCTGAAGGGCAAGACCGTGTACGTCTCCGCCGGTTCCGGCACCGATGACTTTGGCAAGCCTGGTTCCGTGGCAACCGGCCCAGCTGTGCCGGCTGGTGTGGGCCTGGAGGTCATTTCCCGCATGTCAACGCAGACCTTTGAGGGGTACGCGAAGCGCGCTGGCATCCCGATCACCACTGTCTACCGCCCCTCCGGCGTCCACGCGTGGCCGTACTGGCAGTACGAGATGACGCAGGCATGGCCGAAGATGGCCGACGCCCTCGGCGTTGCGAAGGAAGACCGCGGCGCGCAGTGTGCACCGATAGGCGCGATTGCGGAAGCAACCAAGGCTGGCCAGATTGGATCCTGCGTGAACAACGAGTATGACGTGGCAGACGGTAGGGGCAAGGCCCAGGACTTCCGCAACGGTGCGGCGTTCTGGTCGCCGGAGACCGGCGCGCAGGTTCTGTTTGGTGCAATTCTGGCTACCTACAACGGCAATGGTGCCGCGAACGGCTGGCTGGGCTTCCCGCTGACCGGCGAGCAGAAGACTCCGGACGGCAAGGGCCGCTTCGCGCACTTCCAGAATGGTTCTATCTACTGGACCCCGGAAACGGGTGCTGTCCCGATCCCGGCCGACATGGTCAAGGCCTGGGGTACCGCGAAGTTTGAGGCGGGCCCGCTGGGCTACCCGGTTGAAGACGCGATCCCAGTCCGCAACGGCTTCGTGCAGAAATTCCAAGGCGGCTACGTTGCACGCAACGAGCAGAACCAAGCGTTTGTTGTCTACGGGGAGATTGGTAGGAAGTACGGCGAGATGAAGACCGCTCACTCTGAGCTGGGCTTCCCTAAGTCCAACGAGCGCCTGATCAAGGGCGGCGCGTTCCAGGAGTTCGAGCACGGAAACATCTACTGGTCGCCGCAGACCGGCGCGAAGTTCATCAAGTTCGGCGCCACCTTCGAAGAGTGGGGCAAGAACGGCTGGGAGCAGGGACGCTTCGGCTGGCCGACGTCAGACATGCGTGCGATTCCGGGCGGCACCACCATTGATTTCCAGCACGGCGGCTACAACGAGGTCGCGGGCATCGTTCGCGAGAAGGGTCGCTAA
- a CDS encoding alpha/beta hydrolase, with the protein MTATRSARRSAIAIVAALAALLMMFAAPQEAEANPRGWLRPDATGKCEWDRTKFWVQRCDVFSPAMGRNITMQIVPATRGGNAGLYLLDGLRATNRSNAWLVDTNAARIYENTNITLVMPVGGEGSFYADWFAPAKFGNQMVNYKWETFLTKELPPYLQRHFGVAPNNNSIAGLSMGGTAAMNLAAKYPQQFRQVLSFSGYLTTTLPGMQTMLRVALLDAGGYNLNAMWGPVVSPLRFENDPFLNMNRLRNTSVYVSAATGVPAPNDGPLPLDIQASATALEAGARATTRIWEAKARAEGLNPVTDYPSAGLHNWNQFGSQLAKTKPLVLNHMRAW; encoded by the coding sequence ATGACTGCGACTCGTTCTGCGCGCCGCTCTGCTATTGCCATCGTGGCTGCGCTGGCTGCACTGTTAATGATGTTCGCTGCGCCGCAGGAAGCGGAGGCGAACCCGCGCGGATGGCTCCGCCCGGACGCGACTGGAAAGTGCGAGTGGGATCGCACGAAGTTCTGGGTCCAGCGCTGTGACGTGTTCTCTCCAGCAATGGGCCGCAACATCACCATGCAGATCGTTCCGGCAACGCGCGGGGGTAACGCTGGCCTGTACCTTCTGGACGGGCTGCGCGCGACGAATCGTTCCAACGCCTGGCTGGTAGACACCAACGCGGCGCGTATTTACGAAAACACCAACATCACGTTGGTGATGCCGGTTGGCGGTGAAGGTTCCTTCTACGCCGACTGGTTCGCTCCCGCCAAGTTTGGCAACCAGATGGTGAACTACAAGTGGGAGACGTTCTTGACCAAGGAGCTCCCGCCATACCTGCAGCGCCACTTCGGTGTTGCGCCGAACAACAACTCCATCGCCGGGTTGTCCATGGGTGGAACGGCCGCGATGAACTTGGCAGCGAAGTACCCGCAGCAGTTCCGCCAGGTTCTGTCCTTCTCTGGGTACCTGACCACCACGCTGCCGGGTATGCAGACGATGCTGCGCGTGGCACTGCTTGATGCTGGTGGTTACAACCTCAACGCCATGTGGGGTCCGGTTGTCTCGCCGCTGCGTTTTGAGAACGACCCGTTCTTGAACATGAACCGCCTGCGCAACACCTCCGTGTACGTCTCTGCCGCTACCGGTGTTCCGGCCCCGAACGATGGCCCGCTGCCATTGGACATCCAGGCTTCTGCGACTGCGCTGGAAGCTGGTGCCCGCGCCACCACCCGCATCTGGGAAGCGAAGGCTCGCGCTGAGGGTCTGAACCCAGTGACGGATTACCCGTCTGCCGGCTTGCACAACTGGAACCAGTTCGGCAGCCAGCTGGCGAAGACCAAGCCGCTTGTTCTTAACCACATGCGAGCTTGGTAG
- a CDS encoding decaprenyl-phosphate phosphoribosyltransferase, producing the protein MTEPVQEPVKEPFLKPEPHTEGVDIPRAKKPPRNLVDAMIKGLRPKQWVKNVLVVAAPLAAGFDSFTTNTALDIVLAFVVFCFAASSIYLVNDARDVESDRQHPTKRFRPIASGMLPINLAYVMSVVLIVAAIGLSLLATSGVGLAIVVGTYIVLQLGYCFGWKHIPVIDIALVSSGFMLRAMAGGVAAGIELSQWFLLVAAFGSLFMASGKRYAELLLAEQTGAKIRKSLQGYTQTYLRFVWTLSATAVVMSYALWGFTLSNAVPTDQGVWYQISMVPFIIAILRYAADVDRGNGGAPDEIALNDRVLQALALLWLATIAMAVYVIPAIG; encoded by the coding sequence GTGACTGAGCCAGTTCAGGAACCGGTGAAAGAGCCCTTCCTCAAACCCGAACCGCACACGGAAGGCGTGGACATTCCGCGCGCGAAGAAGCCACCGCGGAATTTGGTCGATGCGATGATCAAGGGTCTTCGCCCCAAGCAGTGGGTGAAGAACGTTTTGGTCGTTGCGGCGCCGCTGGCTGCAGGATTCGACTCGTTCACTACCAACACGGCGCTGGATATTGTTTTGGCGTTCGTGGTGTTCTGCTTCGCGGCGTCGTCGATCTACTTGGTCAATGACGCCCGTGACGTTGAAAGCGACAGGCAGCACCCGACGAAGCGGTTCCGCCCGATTGCGTCTGGCATGTTGCCGATTAACTTGGCGTACGTGATGTCGGTGGTGCTGATTGTCGCCGCGATCGGGTTGTCGCTGTTGGCAACGTCCGGGGTGGGGTTGGCCATTGTGGTTGGCACCTACATTGTGCTCCAGCTCGGCTACTGCTTCGGCTGGAAGCACATCCCGGTGATTGATATCGCGCTGGTGTCGTCCGGGTTCATGCTTCGCGCGATGGCCGGTGGCGTGGCTGCTGGCATTGAGCTTTCGCAATGGTTCCTGTTGGTTGCAGCGTTCGGTTCGCTGTTCATGGCCTCCGGTAAGCGATACGCGGAGCTGTTGCTCGCGGAGCAAACCGGTGCGAAGATCCGGAAGTCCTTGCAGGGGTACACGCAGACGTACCTGCGCTTTGTGTGGACGCTGTCCGCGACGGCTGTCGTGATGTCTTACGCGCTGTGGGGCTTCACGCTGTCCAACGCTGTGCCGACGGACCAGGGCGTGTGGTACCAGATTTCTATGGTTCCGTTCATCATCGCGATCCTGCGCTACGCGGCTGATGTGGACCGCGGTAACGGTGGTGCGCCGGATGAGATCGCGTTGAATGACCGCGTGCTTCAGGCGTTGGCGTTGCTGTGGCTGGCCACGATTGCGATGGCTGTGTATGTGATTCCGGCTATCGGTTAG
- a CDS encoding phosphatase PAP2 family protein, producing the protein MSNKAESDLLVAVQDTLYGTPGVLPTARGLSHFGEHALGWMGIAALGGVAQRKNEDERRKWIAMGLGAFTAHAASVVLKRIVRRRRPHDPRVKVGVSTPSKLSFPSSHATSTSAAMVHLADITGSKVPLVGIPIMMLSRMVLGVHYPTDTLAGAALGVGVARAAIEIERQTK; encoded by the coding sequence GTGAGCAATAAGGCAGAAAGCGACCTTCTTGTCGCTGTTCAGGACACGCTCTACGGCACTCCGGGAGTGCTGCCGACGGCGCGAGGGCTGTCGCACTTTGGTGAGCACGCGCTGGGGTGGATGGGGATCGCCGCGCTTGGTGGCGTTGCTCAACGGAAGAACGAAGATGAGCGGCGGAAGTGGATCGCGATGGGCCTCGGGGCGTTCACGGCGCATGCAGCGTCGGTGGTGTTGAAACGCATCGTTCGCCGGCGGAGGCCCCACGACCCGCGGGTGAAGGTCGGTGTGTCGACGCCGTCGAAGCTGTCTTTCCCCAGTTCGCACGCGACGTCGACGTCCGCCGCGATGGTGCACTTGGCGGACATTACCGGTTCTAAGGTTCCGTTGGTAGGAATCCCAATTATGATGCTGTCTCGGATGGTGCTCGGCGTTCACTACCCCACGGACACGCTCGCTGGAGCTGCGCTTGGGGTGGGAGTCGCGCGAGCCGCAATTGAGATTGAGAGGCAGACGAAGTGA
- a CDS encoding glycosyltransferase, which translates to MDLDVLVRLLLPRKGDPHDVRMLYLIEAEQNKERLTWPDRSRVTIPAGAEVSFETYFNAFPAGYWSRWSSIGEVVLAMDVEGAAAISVYRSKHDGTRIAVTSVEAQDERVVIPLALNNFEDGGWLWFDVTAESVTTIANAGWYAPAGAQPRGEKKVAVGIPTFNRPRDAVNALHALAEDPLVLGAISDVLMPDQGNQHPADEPDFADAEAKLGGRLRIFPQGNLGGSGGYSRIMYEALTSTDAPYILYMDDDIAIEPDSILRAVQAARYAKDPILVGGQMLNLQDRSQLRTSGEKVNRADFMWGAAEHAVYDHDFAKYPLGYTGTQEEELDPKKTTSRALHRRIDVDYNGWWMCLFPREVCEEIGLPLPLFIKWDDTEYSLRAGAAGFPTVTWPGAAIWHMAWADKDDAIDWQAYFHLRNRLIVAAMYHDGGPEGIMKSMLKSTYKHAMCMEYSTMAIQIEAMKDFLAGPDQLFDILESSLPRIQGVRKDYDDARVVSSASELPAPTGAPGVPTKVVGGRLAKVKKIPWAVKTVLHMRKPEDRAHWEAPQLRLTAEEARWYTLSRVDSATVATAGGTGVAFRKRNKQLTDDLVKQTKELQKEIVARWPELTRAYREAKHALTSHEEWEKIFREQ; encoded by the coding sequence ATGGATTTAGATGTTTTGGTGCGTTTGCTTCTGCCGCGCAAGGGGGATCCGCATGACGTGCGGATGCTCTATCTGATCGAAGCGGAGCAGAACAAGGAGCGATTGACCTGGCCGGACCGCAGCAGGGTAACGATTCCGGCGGGCGCCGAGGTCAGCTTTGAAACGTACTTCAATGCGTTTCCGGCGGGGTATTGGTCGCGGTGGTCGTCGATAGGCGAGGTTGTGCTCGCGATGGACGTGGAGGGTGCCGCGGCGATCAGCGTGTACCGCTCGAAGCACGACGGCACGCGCATCGCGGTGACCAGCGTCGAGGCGCAGGATGAACGCGTGGTGATCCCGCTCGCACTGAACAACTTCGAGGATGGCGGCTGGCTGTGGTTCGACGTCACAGCAGAGAGCGTGACGACGATTGCGAATGCGGGCTGGTACGCCCCTGCCGGTGCGCAGCCACGGGGGGAGAAGAAGGTAGCGGTAGGCATTCCGACCTTCAACCGTCCGCGCGACGCCGTGAACGCGCTGCACGCGCTGGCGGAGGATCCGTTGGTGCTCGGCGCGATTTCGGACGTGCTCATGCCGGACCAGGGCAACCAGCACCCGGCGGATGAACCTGATTTTGCTGACGCGGAGGCGAAGCTGGGCGGCCGGTTGAGGATTTTCCCGCAGGGGAACCTGGGCGGCTCGGGAGGCTACTCCCGTATCATGTATGAGGCTTTGACCTCGACGGATGCGCCGTACATTCTCTACATGGACGACGATATCGCGATTGAGCCGGACTCGATTTTGCGCGCGGTTCAGGCAGCGCGGTACGCCAAGGACCCGATTTTGGTTGGCGGGCAAATGCTCAACCTCCAGGATCGTTCGCAGTTGCGCACGAGCGGTGAGAAGGTCAACCGCGCCGATTTCATGTGGGGCGCGGCGGAGCACGCCGTCTACGACCACGATTTTGCGAAGTACCCGCTGGGTTACACCGGCACCCAGGAAGAGGAGCTGGACCCGAAAAAGACCACGTCGCGCGCGCTGCACCGCCGCATTGACGTGGACTATAACGGCTGGTGGATGTGCCTGTTCCCCCGCGAGGTGTGCGAGGAAATTGGGCTTCCGCTGCCCCTCTTTATCAAGTGGGACGACACCGAGTATTCGCTTCGCGCGGGAGCCGCAGGCTTTCCGACGGTCACGTGGCCGGGCGCCGCGATTTGGCACATGGCCTGGGCGGATAAGGACGACGCGATTGATTGGCAGGCCTATTTCCACCTGCGTAACCGCCTCATCGTCGCCGCGATGTACCACGACGGTGGGCCCGAGGGAATTATGAAGTCCATGCTGAAGTCCACGTACAAGCACGCGATGTGCATGGAGTACTCCACCATGGCGATTCAGATCGAGGCCATGAAGGACTTCTTGGCTGGTCCTGATCAACTGTTTGACATTCTCGAATCGTCGCTGCCGCGAATTCAGGGGGTGCGGAAGGATTATGACGATGCGCGGGTGGTGTCGTCGGCAAGCGAACTGCCCGCGCCGACGGGTGCTCCTGGCGTGCCGACGAAGGTCGTTGGGGGACGCTTGGCGAAGGTGAAGAAGATTCCGTGGGCCGTGAAAACCGTGCTTCACATGCGTAAACCCGAAGATCGTGCGCATTGGGAGGCCCCGCAGCTGCGGCTGACAGCGGAGGAGGCGCGGTGGTACACGCTCTCGCGCGTGGACTCGGCGACCGTTGCGACCGCGGGCGGCACCGGCGTCGCGTTTCGCAAGCGGAATAAGCAGCTTACCGACGACCTGGTGAAGCAAACGAAGGAACTCCAGAAGGAAATCGTCGCGCGGTGGCCGGAGCTAACCCGTGCGTACCGTGAGGCGAAACACGCGCTGACCAGCCACGAAGAATGGGAGAAGATCTTCCGTGAGCAATAA
- a CDS encoding glycosyltransferase family 87 protein, with protein MRESNRFVPLMYTAMVLALIQAAVTLPFKNPGTDFTPVWNAARKYLAGQPVFDSDYTIDMPHYLYTPGGTVVIAPLGLFPDQPTARLIFLALGALSIVAAIAIATRLSTTTYFHTVFPLAVTTFFLSPEPVRTTLYLTNINGFLLLLLVVFVWMCLRTKDAGLRGHLSRPETYIAGIAAGIAITVKPQFAVILIVPLAFGQLAAIVTAGLTFVVLFAIGWFTIAAPDLFFSNLVPYLSEPRPRYNGSVGGLGILFGWPSWLVTLLTIVVVASTAAAIAALWPWRKADPVMWSFATIAACLAGGFMASGLLQFYYAIWLIPFVLTLIRQRSPMHWPLTFLIIALMFANPGWPKTDIPALNIALGNLPAFAFLALPIVIAAWAAFNRPLPAETDS; from the coding sequence ATGCGTGAAAGCAACCGCTTCGTTCCCCTTATGTACACCGCAATGGTGCTGGCCCTCATCCAGGCCGCTGTCACCCTCCCGTTCAAGAACCCGGGGACGGACTTCACGCCCGTGTGGAACGCGGCGCGAAAGTACCTCGCTGGTCAGCCGGTTTTCGATTCCGACTACACGATCGACATGCCGCACTACCTCTACACTCCGGGCGGCACCGTCGTCATCGCGCCACTCGGCCTCTTCCCTGATCAGCCCACCGCGCGCCTCATCTTCCTCGCGCTCGGCGCACTCAGCATCGTCGCGGCGATCGCCATCGCCACACGCTTATCGACGACGACTTACTTCCACACCGTTTTTCCCCTTGCCGTCACCACCTTTTTCCTAAGCCCGGAACCTGTCCGGACGACCCTTTACCTCACCAACATCAACGGTTTTCTGCTGCTCCTCTTAGTTGTCTTCGTGTGGATGTGCCTGCGCACCAAAGACGCCGGACTGCGCGGCCACCTGAGCCGCCCTGAGACCTACATCGCCGGCATCGCCGCTGGCATCGCGATCACGGTCAAACCACAGTTCGCAGTGATCCTCATCGTGCCGCTCGCCTTCGGCCAACTCGCCGCGATCGTCACCGCGGGCCTGACCTTCGTCGTCCTTTTTGCGATCGGCTGGTTTACCATCGCTGCGCCGGACCTGTTCTTCAGCAACCTGGTCCCCTACCTCAGCGAACCACGACCCCGCTACAACGGATCCGTCGGCGGCCTTGGCATTCTGTTCGGCTGGCCGTCATGGCTGGTCACTCTCCTCACCATCGTCGTCGTCGCCTCAACCGCTGCCGCCATTGCCGCCCTGTGGCCCTGGCGTAAAGCGGACCCAGTTATGTGGTCCTTCGCCACCATTGCCGCATGCCTTGCCGGTGGCTTCATGGCCAGCGGCCTTCTTCAGTTCTACTACGCAATTTGGCTCATCCCCTTTGTTCTTACCCTCATCCGTCAACGCTCCCCTATGCATTGGCCGCTGACGTTTCTCATTATAGCACTAATGTTCGCTAATCCTGGATGGCCAAAAACGGATATTCCAGCCCTGAATATTGCTTTGGGCAATCTTCCCGCGTTCGCTTTCCTAGCCTTACCGATTGTTATCGCAGCGTGGGCAGCGTTTAACCGACCCCTTCCCGCGGAAACCGATTCGTAA